From the genome of Chloroflexota bacterium:
TGAGGACTGGTCCATAGCTGAGAAGTCCGTCACGTTCACCTTCCGCGAAGGGGTGCAGTTCCACAACGGTTGGGGCGAACTGACCGCCTACGATTTTGAAGACTCCATCCGTGACGCTACTCACGAGGACAACCCTGGCGGAGCCCAGTACATTGCGGCAATCGAAAACGTGCAGGTGTTGAATGACCGGCAGGCGGTCGTCAACCTCAAGACCATCAACGTGACGTTGTTCAGGAACATGTCACAGTTCGTCGGTGGTTTCGAGTTGATGAGCAGCAAGAACTTCGACGAGCTTGGGCGCTATCCCAAACTCGACGAACCCCCAATCGCCGGCACTGGCCCGTACCAGTTTGTGGAGCGAAGCGAGGGCAGCTACGTCCGATTCAAGCGCGTGCCCTATCAGCACTGGCGTGTCACGCCGGAATTCGAGGAGCTGGAGCTGCGCTTCATCTCGGAAGAGTCGACAAGACTGGCCGCGCTCCTGACCGATGAAGTGCACATTTCGCCATTGGCCACGGACCTGCACGAGACCGCCTTCTCCAAGGGCATGTCCTCCATCAAGGGCACAATCCCGGCCAAGCGGATAAATTTCCAGTACCTCTGCTGTTACCTGGAGGACAGGACGATGCCTGAGTTGGGCTACGTCTACCCGGACGTTCCCATGATGGACATCCGTATCCGTCAGGCGCTGAGTAAGGCCATTGACCGCAATGTCATCAACCAGGCCCTCTTCAACGGCGGCGCCGACATCATGCAGGTTCAGGGCTACAACCCCCGCAGCGACGGCTGGAACCCGGAGTGGCCCGCAGCATTTGAGGCCAACTTCAACTACGACCCGGAGGGCGCGAAGGCGTTGCTGGCGGAAGCCGGCTACGGCCCCAATAACCCGTACGAGATGGGCATGGTCCTGCTCAGCAGCTACCGGGGCTTGCCAGAAGGACAGGACGTCGTGCTGGCGACGGTGGACATGCTGCAGGACATTGGGGTCAAGGTGAATATCGAGAGCATGGACAGCGCCACACAGGGGACGCGGGCCAGGAACCTGGAGTTTGACAACCACCTGAACCTGCGGCAGACGTCGTCAGACCTGTTCACCAACGTCTTCATCTACGGGAGCCAGTGGGGCAGGACGCCCGGCGTCTTCGTCATCCCGCGATTGAACGAGCTCCACCTGGCGGCCCGGGCGACCCTGAACCAGGCCGAACACACCAAGATCTTCCGTGAGGTGGGAGACATCATGGTGAACCAGAACCAGGCAATTCCGTTGCTCTGGATTCCCACTGTGATGGTCTACAACCCTGACATCGTGGGTGAATGGGTGTTCCCTGGCAGCATGATCGCCCTGTACAGCCACTTCGACAACGTGAAGGCAGCCAGACAATAGCCGCAACTCGATGGCAATAGGGAGAGGGGCGCCGGTAGGCGCCCCTCTCTTTTGCTTCCGTGCTGTTTTGGTCGATATAGGCCTCTAGTAGAACGGCCGGTCCCAGTTGTTGAGCGGCGGCTGCGGACGCTTCTTCCGTCGCTCGTTAATCCCCTTCCACACCCCCAGTGCGAGCCCGATGCCCGCGCCAATGGCGATGCCGAACCCGCCGAGGTACGCCATCACCCAGAACATGAAGATGCCGAACGCCACGCATGTTGCGCCGGCCAACGCTCCGCCAAGCGCCCACCAGACGACGTTCATCGCCTAGTCCTCCCGTAGGCCGCCGAGGGCGACGATCATCGCCGCACCTGCCGCAGCTTCGGGTCGAGCCGGTCGCGCAGCCAGTCGCCGAAGAGGTTCAGCGACAGCACCGTCAGGAAGATGCCCAGACCCGGGATGACGGCAACCCACCATGCCACGGCCAGGTAGTTGCGCCCGTCGGCCACCATGACGCCCCACGCCGGCGTGGGGCGCGGTATCCCGACGCCAAGGAAGCTCAGCGTCGACTCCAGGATGATGACGACGCCCACTTCCAGCGTCGCCAGCACGATTAGCGTGTTGGCGACGTTCGGCAGGATGTGCTTGAAGATGATGCGTGGCGTCGAGCAGCCGGCGACGCGCGCGCGCGCCACGAAGTCCATGTTCCGCAGCGACAGCGTCTCCGCGCGGATCAGCCGCGTATACCGGTTCCAGAGGAATATGGCGATGACGGCAATTGCGACGAAGATGCTCTGCCCGAAGATGCTCACGAAGATGAGCGCCATGAGAATGGCCGGAATGGACGCCTTGATGTCCACGATCCGCTGCACGACGTGGTCGACCCAGCCGCCGTACCAGCCGGACAACAGCCCCAGCGTCGTGCCGACGGTGGCGGAGATGAGCAGCGCCGTCATCGAGACGAAGAGCGCGATGCGGGAACCGTATATCAGGCGGCTGAGCTGGTCGCGGCCCTGCCGGTCGGTGCCGAGGATGTGCTCCCAGCTGCCCTCGGCGTCCCACACGGGCGGGGCCAGCCGTCTCGTGAGGTCGCCGTCCAGCGGGTCGTGCGGCGCGATGATGGGCGCGAATAGGCCCGGGATGACCAGCACCACCAGCAAAATGATGACCCACAGCAACGGTAGGCTGCGCAGGAACCCAATCGCACGCTGGAAGCTGGACTGCGTCCGCTCCATGGCGCCCAACTGGGTCCTGTCGGCAAACGTGGCCATTCGGCTCTCCTTCTGGCCGCTACCTGTTAATGCGCGTGAACCGAATGCGCGGGTCGGCGTAGACGTAAGCGATGTCCGTGACCAGGTGCATGATGATGAGGATGGTCGAGCCCATGAGCGCCAGGGCCTGCACGACGTGGTAGTCGCGGGCGTTGATGGCCTGGATGGCGAGCTGGCCCATGCCCGGCCACGAGAAGATGGTCTCGACCACGATGGACCCCGACACGAGTTGCGCGATGACGACGCTCATGAACGTCAGCGGCACGATAGCCGCGTTCCGGAAGGCGTGCTTCCAGATGATCTTCCACTCCGGCAGCCCCTTGATGCGCGCCAGCTTCACGTACTCGGAGTCCAGCTGGTTGAGCATCGCCGAGCGCATCAGCCGCAGCGTGGCCGCGCTGGGCAGCGCGAGTACGATGACGGGGAGCACGAGGTGCTCGACGCCCCCCTTCCCCGACGTCGGCAACCACCCTAACGTCACGGCGAAGATCCAGATGAGGATGATGGCGATCCAGAAGTCGGGCGTCGCCTGCCCGACGATGGCAAGCGACTTGCCGCCGTAGTCGAAGGCGGAGTCCCGCCTCACCGCGGTGAGTACGCCGATGGCGATCGACAGCGGGAAGCTGATGGCCAGCGAGATGCCGCCGAGGAGGAGCGTGTTGGGCAGCCGCCGCTTGATGAGCTCGCCCGCGGAGGCGTCAAAGCTGAATGACGGACCAAACTCGCCCCGCAGCACATTGCCCATATACGTGAAGTACTGGACAGCAAGCGGACGTTCGAGCCCCCATAGCTCGCGGATGTACTGGGCGGTAGTCTCGTCGTCTTCCTCGCTCAGCAGGTTGTCGAGAGGGTCGCCGGAGAGCCGCACGAGGGAAAAGATGATGATGGTCACACCCAGGAAGGCGATTAGCCCGTGAAACAGCCGGATGAGGATGTATCGCTGCACGCCGCCCCCTGTTAAGGCGAAACGAGATTACGTGTGGGCAACATAGTTGCCATAAACTGGAGTGTCAAGCAACTCTAACCCAGGGAAACGGCTAGCGTCCTTACCCCTGCCGCCGCCGAATGAGCCGCGTCGGGGTGTCCGCGATAAAGCCGGACAGGTTCAACGCCGTGTGGATAAGCCCGATGTGTGAGTACGCCTGCGGGAAGTTCCCAAGCTGACGGTTCTCGGCGGGGTCGAACATCTCCGCGAACAGCCCCAGGTGGTTGGAGCACCTCGTGATCATCTCGTGGAAATAGTCGAATGCCCTGTCCGTCTGACCGGTGTAGATCAGGTTGCCCATGAGCCAGAAGCTCAAGAGCGTGAACGCCCCCTCCGGCTGCGCCTCCAGCCCGTCGTCCGTCTCCTCCGGGATGTAGCGCCATACGAGCGGGCCGTCGGCCAGTTCCCGTTCGATGGCGTCGACGTTCCAGCGGACGCGAGGGTCCTCGCGGGGGATGAGGCTGAAAAAGGGGATGGCCAGGTTGGAGGCGTCGAGGGCGTCACTGCCGTAGTGTTGCCGGAACGCTCCTTTGGACTCGCTCCAGCCCAGGTCGAGCACCTCGGTCTTGATGTTGTACGCCTGCTGTGCCCAGCGCCGGTAGTGCCGCCGGTGCCCGACGGCTGCCGCGATGTACGCCGCCGTGTCCAGCGCGGTCCAGCAAAGCACCTTTGAGTACACAAAGTGCTGCTGCGCCCCGCGCACCTCCCACACCCCGCGGTCGCGCCTTTGCCAGTTCTCGATGACCGTTTCAGCCAGCGAGTCCACCAGTTCCCAGGCCTCCTCAGGGATCTCGCCGTGGAGCACGAGCAGCGAGTGGATGGACGCGATGACCTCGCCGAAGACGTCCATCTGCAGGTGCTCGGCGGCCCCGTTCCCGATACGGACGGGGCGCGAGTCCTCGTAGCCGCGCAGGTGATCGAGAATCTGCTCCTTCAGCGACGACGACTGCGTGATGCCGTAGACGATGCGCGTCCTGCGCGTGTTGAGCTGACATTGCTCCAGCAGCCATTTGACGTAGCTGTCCGCGCCGTACACGTCGCCGAGCCGGTAGAGGATATCGACGGTGAAGCTGGTGTCGCGCAGCCAGGAGTAGCGGTAGTCCCAGTTCCGTGAGCCGCCGATGGTCTCCGGCAAGCTCGTCGTGGGCGCCGCGACGATGGCGCCGGTGCCCCGGTACATCATCAGATGCAGCAGCAGAAAGGAACGCACCACCTGCTCGCGCCACAGGCCCTGGTAGCGCATCCCGGCCACCAGCTCCTGCCAGTAGCGCTGCGTAAGCCGCAGCTTCTCGTGCGAGCGGTACCGCTCCAGGCTCGCGGGCCGCCCGTTGCCGTACGCCATCACGAAGGTGGCCGTCTCACCCTGCGACAACGTGAAGACGCCGGACATTCCGCCGTCGCTCACCTGCAGGGGAACGTCTGTGAGCATCATCATGCTCTGCCGCCCGCCCTGTGCCTCGACCACGGTGCCGCTCCCGTTGCCCCGGACCACGCGGAACGCCGGGACAGCGCGCGCGTAATCGTGCCGGGGTTCGTAGTCGCACTGTATTTCGACGCTGCCCGCCGAGCATGTGACGATGCGGTGCAGTTCCGGCAGTTCGGAGGGGTTCGTGTCCGGCTTGCTGTCGAAGTCGCTGTCACGGATGGGCATGAAGTCGGTGATGGACACGACGCCGGTGGGTGTCGAAAAGACGGTTTCCAGGACGTTGGTGTCCTGCACGTAGGTCTGGTGCGCGTTGGTGTAGGCCTCGGCTGGCCGAATGCGGAAACGCCCGCCGATGTCCTGGTCGAGAATGGCGGCGAAGACGCTTGGCGAGTCGAAGCGGGGAAGGCAGCACCAGTCGACGGAGCCGTCCGTGCCGACAAGCGCCGCCGAGGACATGTCGCCGATGAGGCCGTATTCGTACAAGGTTTCTTCTTGCCCTGGTGTCGGAAGGCTGCACCACTCTAGCATTCCATAGTTGCGCGGTGCAATCATGCGGATGACAAGAATGTATCCGGATAGGGGCTTACTCCTCCTCCATCGGCTGCACCTTGCCGAGGAAGACCTCCGTCAGGATGTTGGTCTCACGCACGTCGTCCGGCGTGCCCTCGAAGACGACGCGGCCAGTGTCGAGGATGTACGCCCGGTCCACGATGTCCAGCACTCCCCTGATGTTGTGCTCCACCACCATGATCATCGTGCCGAGCTGTTCGCTGATGAGTGAGACGTTGAAGAAGACGCTTGCGACGATGTTGGGTGCGAGCCCAAGCGTCGGCTCGTCCAGCAGCAGCACCTCTGGGTTGGCCATCAGGCCCCGGCCCAGCGCCAGCATCTGCTGCTGCCCGCCCGACATCTGGCTCGCGAGGTCCTTGCGCTTGTCGTGGAGCACGGGAAAGAGGTCCATCACCGTGTCCATGCGCCGGCGCCGCTCCGTCTTGTCTCGCAGGTAGGGGCAGCCCATCTCGAGGTTCTCCTTGATGGTCAGGTGCGTGAAGAGCCGTCTGCCCTGCGGCACGAAGGAGATGCCGTGCTTGACGATCTCGTGCGTGGCCGTGGTCAGCGGCGCGTTGCGCCAGTACACATGGCCCTCGGCGACGGGCGCGAGGCCCATGATCGCCTTGAGCACGGTCGACTTGCCCGCGCCGTTGGGCCCCATCACCGCCACGACCTCACCCTTGCGAATGCCCAGCGACGCGTGCTCCAGCGCCGCGACGGCCCCGTAGCGCACGGAGACGCCCGCCATCTCCAGCATGTACGGCTCGTCCGTCACGCCGTTGGTGGCATCGACCGGCTCCGGTTGTTCTGTCACTTCCTGTGCCTCGTATTCTTCTGCCATGTTCCACCGTCTAGGGGACTGCGATTACGCGCCCAGGTACGCTTCGATGACCTCTCGTTTTGCGAGCACCTCGTCCACGTCACCCTCGACCAGCAGCTCGCCGCTGTCCATGACGATCAGGTGGTCCGAGAGCTCCCGCACGATTTCCATGTTGTGGGAGATGAAAAGGATGCTCTTTCCCCTCGCCCGCAGCTGCTTGAGGATGTCCTTCACCCGCACCAGCATCTGCGGGAAGAGCCCGGCAAAGGGCTCATCGAACAGGTAGATGTTCACGTCGAGGGCCATCGCCCTGGCCATCTCCAGCAGCTTCCGCTGCCCGTAGGAGAGGTCCTCCGCCTGCGCGTCGCGCTTGTCCCACATGCCCACGTCGCGCAGCACCTGCTCCGCCCGCTGCTTCTTCTGCGCCTTGCTCCGCTCGAAGAGCGAGGGCCACAGCCTCCGCTCCGTCAGGACGACCATGATGTTGTCCCATACGCTTATCTGGTTGAACAGCCGCACGTCCTGGAACGTCCGCGTGATGCCGAGGCCCGGCGTCTCATGCGGGTGGACTGTCCGCAGGCCCACGCCGTCGACGATGACCATGCCGCTGTCGAGGGGCAGCACGCCGCTCAGGATGTTGATGAGCGTCGATTTGCCGGAGCCGTTGGGGCCGATGACGCATGTAATCTGCCCCCGCGGTATGGAGATGGAGAGCCGGTGCAGCGCCTGCACGCCGCCGAAGTTCTTGCTGACGCCCACGGTGCCGAGGGCGTAGTGTTCAGCGTCCCGGGCCGGAACTTGCGTCATAGCCTGTACCTCCCCAGCAGCCCTTGCGGGCGGAAGAGCATGAGCAGCACCAGCATTACGCCCAGCACCACCTGCCGCGCCTGCCCCACGTACACGTCGGGCAGGAACGGAATGAACCGCATACCCTCCTCCAGGAGCACGAACGTCATCGCGCCCAGCAGCGAACCCCAGATGGTTGCCAGCCCGCCCAGGATGACGATGGACACCAGCAGGATCGACTCGAGCAGGATGAAGGAGTTGGGGTCGATGAACGACGTCCAGCTCGCGAAAAGGCCGCCGGCCACCGCCGCCATCATGGCGGAGACCACCCAGATGGCCAGCTTGTAGTGCGTCACCTGGTAGCCGAACACCGAGGCCGCCTGCTCGTCCTCGCGGATGGCCGTCAGCACCCGCCCGAACGATGACGTCACGATGAACCACGCCGCCACGGAGACGAGCGCAAGGCATGCGAGCGCCATCGCCAGGAACTCCAGCTCGCCGTCCAGCGCGCGCGTGCCGAGCACCGGCCTCGCGATGTCGTGAATGCCGAACGCGCCTCGAGTGACCGCGCGCGCATTGAGGAAGAGGTTGAAGGAGATGATGGCGAAGCCGAAGGAGACCAGCACGAAGACATCGTCGCGGAAGCGGTTGAACACCACGCCCACCACCAGCGCCGTGACGCCCGCCAGCGCTATGCCGACGGGCAGCGCCGCAAAGAACGGGAGCTCGTACGTCGGGATGCCCTCCGTTCGCAGAAGCGAGTAGTCGGTTGTGGAGGTGAGGATGGCCACGCTGTACGCGCCGATGCCGAAGAAGCCTATATGCCCCACGGAGAGCAGCCCGGTGAAGCCGATGACCAGGTTCAGGCTCACGGCAAGGATCGCCCAGATGGCGAAGACTGTGCCGATGGTGATCGCGAACCCGACGCCCTGCCACAGCACGAACGCCACCACCCACACCAGAACGATGATGTTCGCCCACAGTTCGACGTTTCCGTTGGCGAGCCGCAGAAAAACCCGGCGGGCGCGCCGATTTTCGGTTGTCTCGGGGGTGTTCGTTGTCATTCCGCTACTTCCTTGGCAGCAGGCCCCTGGGCCAGAACGAGAGGAAGAGGATGAGCACCACGAAGGAGATGACGTCCTTCCACTCGCCCGCCAGGTCCCAGATGCCGAACTGTTCCACCATGCCCAGCGCGAAGCCGCCGATCAGGGCGCCGTACAGGTTGCCGATGCCCCCCACGACCGACGCGATCCAACCCTTCAGCAACAACAGCAGGCCCATGCGAGGCTGTATCGCCGTGTCGTGGCCGCTCAGGATGCCCGCCATCGCCGCGAACACCGCGCCGATGAAGAACACGATGGCGATGACTACCGTCGTATTGATGCCCACCACCTTGGACACGTCCTCGTCGTCGCCGATGGCGCGCACGGTCCGCCCGAACGATGTCCGCTGCAGCAGCCACAGCAGCCCGGTGAACCCCACCAGCGAGACGCCCACCGTGAAGAAATTGAACCCCTTGATGTTCCCGCCCCCCAGCTTCAGCGGCTCGCTGCCGAAGGCGTCGGGCAGCGGGCGCGGCGCGCTCTCGAACACGATGGTGATGGCCGCGCTGATCGCCAGCAGGATGCCCATGGACGCCACCAGCATGACCAGCGGCGAGCGGGCCCGCTGTCGCAGGGTGACGTACAGGCCACGGTACAGCCCCAGCCCAACGCACCCGGCCAGCAGGCAGGACACCGCCCAGCTGAGGTACAGCTTTGTCTCCGGCGCGCCCGCGAAGTATGCCGCCGCTACGATGCCCCCGGCCAGCCCAACGGCGATGGGGACGTACGTCGAAAGCCGGCTGTCGTTGCCCGTTAGCCGGACAAGCGCCTCGCGCACCGCCAGCCCCGCGACGGCGCCAATGGCAAGCCCCGCAAGGGGGCCGAAGAGGACATGAAGGTTGTCGGTAAAAGTGAACACAAACCCGGCGTAGACGCCTGCGGCCGCTCCGGCGGCCCCGGCGATGCCGTACATTCTCCGCTGGCTGACGCGATCGCGCAGGCGGGGCCAGAGGATCTCGTACAGCGCCCACGCCACAACGCCGGCCACCACCGCCGCGAAGAGCGCATTGACGACAGGGTTCTGCACCTGGTACAGCCCGCCTATGGCTTCCTTGGAGCGGAGGTAGAAGACGCCGTATGCGCCCAGGGCGGCGGCGGCGCCGTAGTACAGGTCAAAGAACCAGACGGTGCTGTAGACAAGGGTAAATCCCATAGCGAGCAGCGCGTACACCGCGCCCACGGAGAGGCCATTGAATGCAAACTGCACGGACTGCGAGGGCGATTCCGTGACCTTCCACGCGAGGTATGCGACCACAAACGTCGCCAAAGCTATGGCAAGGATGTTGCCCTGGCGGCTACCGGACGCTATCAGGCGTCGCACGTATCTACACCCCGCGCTTCAGAATGCAAGTGAGGATGGAGACTGCCCCGGCCAGGGCCAAGGCGTCTCCATCCTCACACTCAGCTCTAAAGAATTGGCGCTGGGCCCAAGACCTTGTAGCCCAGGTTGTCATCGGTGCGCTCACTGACCGGGAGCACCTCAACGACCACGTTGGCCAGCCCGACGACTTCCCCCTTCTCGTCGAAGCTGTAATTCTCGCCGATGGCGCCGCTCCAGGTGATTCCGTAAAGACAGTCGCGCATACCGTCAGCGTCCTGGTCGTCGTCCGTCTGTTTGAGACACTCCGCCACGATGTACACGTCGTCGTACGCTGAGCCCAGGTACCAGGGCAGCGTCACGTAGTCGTACTTTGCCCGGAAGTTGTTGACCACCTCGGTTGCAGTGGTATTGTTCGGGTCAAGGTCAGTAATGATTGCCTTGACGCCTACTGCCGCGTCCCCTGCGACCTCCAACGCCGTCGTGCCGGCGACAACAACGTCGCCGTAGATGGGGCCGTCGTACCCAAGCTCGCGCGCCTGCTTCACTATAGTCCCGCCGGAGAATTCAGCCTGCGCGGCGACAAGCAGTGCATCTGGCTCCTCGGCGATCAGCTTGGTCAGCTGGCTTCGAAAGTCGGTGACGTCCGTGGGGTAGCTCTCCTCGAGCAGGGCCGTGCCGCCCAATTCAAGGAAACGGTCAGTCGACGCGCTCCGCACGCCCTCCGCGTAGTCGGTGGTTTCTGCGATGCTCGCAATCGTGCGAATGCCGTCGGCCCACATGGTGTTGCCCATGTCGATGCCGAGCTGTGCGTCGTTCAGGGATGTGCGGAAGATGTAGTCACCCGCCTCCGCGATGTCCGGGTTTGTCGCAAGCCCGGAGAACATGACTACTCCGTCGGCCTCGGCCAAAGGCGCCGCGCCGAGCATGGCGCCGCTGCAGGACGTGCCAAGTATGATCTTGATGCCGTCCACGTCTGTGAGCTTCCGGTAGGCGGTGATAGCGTCCTGGGCGCTGCACTTGGAGTCTTCAATCACCAGCTCCAGCATTCTGCCGTTGATGCCGCCGCTTGCATTGATCTCATCCATCGCCAGTTGCTTCGCCTGGTTGGCGACGGTGCCATAGGTCTCGCCCGGTCCTGTAAGGGACTCCATGACCCCTATTCTGAACGGTTCCGGCGGCTGTGTAGGCTGAGGGGCAGGTTCCGTCGCTGGTCCAGTGACGGTTGTGCCGGAGTCGCCTCCGCTTGCGGCCTCGTCTTCCCCGTTGCAAGCTATAAGGGATAACACCATTACCGGTAAGAGGACAAACAGAAGAATGGCTCTTGCAGAAAGCGTTTTCATATCGGCCTCCCCTTCCCACATCACTGTGGTGCGACTCTAGCGGGCGGTTACGACCCCATCTGGGGTTAAAACAGTATGCCCCCACATTGTGCATTCTTCAAGGACTCCACGTAAGTGCATTGCCGGGTTTGCAAGCGAGAATGCTCTTCCCGCCGCACAAGTCATCCCGTTTTGACCGCGCTTTGGCGCATCGAATCGTGTCAATTTAGTCACTTGCTGCTATGCTTGAACTGTTTAATTTGTATCGTTGCTTTCAGTGGCGAGTCCGTGAAATTGTGAAACTGCAAGCTGTAAGAGTGGCCTGCAAAGCCAATTGGGCGAATGGCACAAGTGGATGGGAGGATGAAGGCGCGAATGGTGACCAAAGCTCGCATACTTACGGGAATTGCTCTTGCGCTCTTGGTCGCCGCCCTGTCACTTTCGTGCGCCGGCTCGCCGCCGGTGCGGCTCGCCACGGACGGCGAGTAACACCCCTTCAACTTCGTCAACGACGCCGGCGAAATCGACGGGCTTGAGCGTGAAATGGGCGATGAACTCTGCCGCAGGGCTGACCTGGAATGTGAGTGGGTCCTGAATGAGTGGGACACCATGATCCCCCACCTGCGTGCGGAGGACTTTGACGCAATCGTCGCGGGAATGAGCATCACGGACGAGCGCGATGAAAGGATTGACTTCACCGAGCCCTACTACCCGCCGACTCCCTCGGTCTACCTGGCTAAGGCAGGCGCGGGCGATGAGGCCGCCGAGGGGAGTCTGGGCGCCCAGGCTGACACCATCTACTCCGACTACTTCCTGGACTCCGGTATCTTCTTCAAGACGTTCCGGGACGCGCAGGACCCGGTGGACGCCATCCTGAACGGCGAAGTCGACGCTATCCTCGTCGACCACGCGTTCGCCGTGGAGAAGTTGACGGAGTTCAGCGGGCAGCTCGCCATCGTCGGGCCGGAAGTGTCGCTGGACCGCGGCATCGGCATCGGCGTACGCACGGACAGCGAACTCAAGGCGAAGCTCGATGAGGCCATCGCGTCGATGAAGGCGGACGGCACGCTCAACGCCCTCATCCGCAAGTGGTTTGGCGAAGACGCGGCAACCTTCTAGGCCCGTTTGAGAAGGCCTGACCACGGCGCTCCTAACCTCCCGCAACCCGCAGCCGTTATTGTTCGGAAGCGAGTGCAGCAATGACGCTGCCGGGGTAATTGTGTTACGCTAATTGGTGGAATATTTCACAATTCTCACCAACAACCGCCCACTCATTACTGCCGCCCCCTTTACAGCAGGCCCTCCCTGCCGAGGGCAGAAGTGGAGTAACCCACGTGACGTTCCTCACGGCATTCGCCTTGCGCCGTCCAACAGTCGCAATTCTCGCCATCATCATCATCCTCGCCGCCGGCATAACGGCCTACCGCTCCCTTCAGGTTGAGCTGTTCCCGCAAATCGAGTTCCCCCTTGTTACCGTCTTCGCGACCTATCCCTCGGCGGACCCCGAGGCCGTCGTGCGCGACGTCACCGGGCCCATCGAGCGCGCCATTACTGGCGCCGACGGCCTCGAGAATATCCAGTCCAACTCCTCCGAGGGCCGCGCCGCCATCTTCGTGTCGTACCGCTACGGCACCGACATGGCCGCCGCCGAGACCCATGTCCAGAACGCCGTGAGCAGCCTGACCTTCCCCGGCGGAGTCGAGGAGCCCCTCATCGGCCGCTTCAACCCGGAGGAGATTCCCGTAATCCAGTTCGGCGTCGTCTCCGACCGGCCGCTGCCGGAGGTCCAGGCCCTTGTCGAGGACCTCCTCGTCCCGGAGCTTGAGAAAATCGAAGGCGTTTTGACGGTCTCGTTGGATGGCGGCGTGGAGCGCCGGGGGGCCGTCTCGGCCG
Proteins encoded in this window:
- a CDS encoding ABC transporter ATP-binding protein, producing MAEEYEAQEVTEQPEPVDATNGVTDEPYMLEMAGVSVRYGAVAALEHASLGIRKGEVVAVMGPNGAGKSTVLKAIMGLAPVAEGHVYWRNAPLTTATHEIVKHGISFVPQGRRLFTHLTIKENLEMGCPYLRDKTERRRRMDTVMDLFPVLHDKRKDLASQMSGGQQQMLALGRGLMANPEVLLLDEPTLGLAPNIVASVFFNVSLISEQLGTMIMVVEHNIRGVLDIVDRAYILDTGRVVFEGTPDDVRETNILTEVFLGKVQPMEEE
- a CDS encoding ABC transporter permease, producing MATFADRTQLGAMERTQSSFQRAIGFLRSLPLLWVIILLVVLVIPGLFAPIIAPHDPLDGDLTRRLAPPVWDAEGSWEHILGTDRQGRDQLSRLIYGSRIALFVSMTALLISATVGTTLGLLSGWYGGWVDHVVQRIVDIKASIPAILMALIFVSIFGQSIFVAIAVIAIFLWNRYTRLIRAETLSLRNMDFVARARVAGCSTPRIIFKHILPNVANTLIVLATLEVGVVIILESTLSFLGVGIPRPTPAWGVMVADGRNYLAVAWWVAVIPGLGIFLTVLSLNLFGDWLRDRLDPKLRQVRR
- a CDS encoding ABC transporter ATP-binding protein codes for the protein MTQVPARDAEHYALGTVGVSKNFGGVQALHRLSISIPRGQITCVIGPNGSGKSTLINILSGVLPLDSGMVIVDGVGLRTVHPHETPGLGITRTFQDVRLFNQISVWDNIMVVLTERRLWPSLFERSKAQKKQRAEQVLRDVGMWDKRDAQAEDLSYGQRKLLEMARAMALDVNIYLFDEPFAGLFPQMLVRVKDILKQLRARGKSILFISHNMEIVRELSDHLIVMDSGELLVEGDVDEVLAKREVIEAYLGA
- a CDS encoding ABC transporter permease, encoding MQRYILIRLFHGLIAFLGVTIIIFSLVRLSGDPLDNLLSEEDDETTAQYIRELWGLERPLAVQYFTYMGNVLRGEFGPSFSFDASAGELIKRRLPNTLLLGGISLAISFPLSIAIGVLTAVRRDSAFDYGGKSLAIVGQATPDFWIAIILIWIFAVTLGWLPTSGKGGVEHLVLPVIVLALPSAATLRLMRSAMLNQLDSEYVKLARIKGLPEWKIIWKHAFRNAAIVPLTFMSVVIAQLVSGSIVVETIFSWPGMGQLAIQAINARDYHVVQALALMGSTILIIMHLVTDIAYVYADPRIRFTRINR
- a CDS encoding branched-chain amino acid ABC transporter permease, yielding MTTNTPETTENRRARRVFLRLANGNVELWANIIVLVWVVAFVLWQGVGFAITIGTVFAIWAILAVSLNLVIGFTGLLSVGHIGFFGIGAYSVAILTSTTDYSLLRTEGIPTYELPFFAALPVGIALAGVTALVVGVVFNRFRDDVFVLVSFGFAIISFNLFLNARAVTRGAFGIHDIARPVLGTRALDGELEFLAMALACLALVSVAAWFIVTSSFGRVLTAIREDEQAASVFGYQVTHYKLAIWVVSAMMAAVAGGLFASWTSFIDPNSFILLESILLVSIVILGGLATIWGSLLGAMTFVLLEEGMRFIPFLPDVYVGQARQVVLGVMLVLLMLFRPQGLLGRYRL
- a CDS encoding ABC transporter substrate-binding protein is translated as MTKQLRFAITLVLAFATLVFVAACGGSSSDDTATTATMTEPQSPQQPVQPAPATAPDAPTRPSTIAPVVAPTAAAPTGSVDLAMPGPAPFERLVIAMTAPTDETNSAISVGGTSGWQLGPMYEWTASVDPETGAYTPMLAEDWSIAEKSVTFTFREGVQFHNGWGELTAYDFEDSIRDATHEDNPGGAQYIAAIENVQVLNDRQAVVNLKTINVTLFRNMSQFVGGFELMSSKNFDELGRYPKLDEPPIAGTGPYQFVERSEGSYVRFKRVPYQHWRVTPEFEELELRFISEESTRLAALLTDEVHISPLATDLHETAFSKGMSSIKGTIPAKRINFQYLCCYLEDRTMPELGYVYPDVPMMDIRIRQALSKAIDRNVINQALFNGGADIMQVQGYNPRSDGWNPEWPAAFEANFNYDPEGAKALLAEAGYGPNNPYEMGMVLLSSYRGLPEGQDVVLATVDMLQDIGVKVNIESMDSATQGTRARNLEFDNHLNLRQTSSDLFTNVFIYGSQWGRTPGVFVIPRLNELHLAARATLNQAEHTKIFREVGDIMVNQNQAIPLLWIPTVMVYNPDIVGEWVFPGSMIALYSHFDNVKAARQ
- a CDS encoding glycoside hydrolase family 15 protein → MYEYGLIGDMSSAALVGTDGSVDWCCLPRFDSPSVFAAILDQDIGGRFRIRPAEAYTNAHQTYVQDTNVLETVFSTPTGVVSITDFMPIRDSDFDSKPDTNPSELPELHRIVTCSAGSVEIQCDYEPRHDYARAVPAFRVVRGNGSGTVVEAQGGRQSMMMLTDVPLQVSDGGMSGVFTLSQGETATFVMAYGNGRPASLERYRSHEKLRLTQRYWQELVAGMRYQGLWREQVVRSFLLLHLMMYRGTGAIVAAPTTSLPETIGGSRNWDYRYSWLRDTSFTVDILYRLGDVYGADSYVKWLLEQCQLNTRRTRIVYGITQSSSLKEQILDHLRGYEDSRPVRIGNGAAEHLQMDVFGEVIASIHSLLVLHGEIPEEAWELVDSLAETVIENWQRRDRGVWEVRGAQQHFVYSKVLCWTALDTAAYIAAAVGHRRHYRRWAQQAYNIKTEVLDLGWSESKGAFRQHYGSDALDASNLAIPFFSLIPREDPRVRWNVDAIERELADGPLVWRYIPEETDDGLEAQPEGAFTLLSFWLMGNLIYTGQTDRAFDYFHEMITRCSNHLGLFAEMFDPAENRQLGNFPQAYSHIGLIHTALNLSGFIADTPTRLIRRRQG